In Listeria monocytogenes, the following proteins share a genomic window:
- a CDS encoding GRP family sugar transporter yields the protein MSIYLIALLPVLGWGFMPIIANLRKSTPEEQLLGTSISALLFAFILFWILSPEITVLSFIVSFVSGIFWSFGQLLQFKGIAASSVAKAMPISNGTQLVGATLFAVLVFREWQTVTAVIIGVVAVILILIGVVMTGFQKRGNHITESVSFHVYGIVILSSFFLTLYVVTNQLFDVTGFSIILPQAIGMLTCAIGINLAKKTAISRKNVTFNLMTGLSWSIANLGMFLATAVLGVATSFSISQACVIVATIGGILIFKQKKSPLEWTFILSGILLIMVGVVFLSLLK from the coding sequence ATGTCTATTTATCTTATTGCGTTACTCCCTGTTCTTGGGTGGGGATTTATGCCGATAATTGCGAACTTACGAAAAAGCACCCCCGAGGAACAACTACTGGGGACTTCGATTAGCGCGCTATTATTTGCTTTCATTTTGTTCTGGATTTTATCACCAGAAATAACGGTTCTTTCTTTTATTGTGAGTTTTGTTTCGGGTATTTTTTGGAGTTTTGGTCAATTACTGCAGTTTAAAGGGATTGCGGCTTCTAGTGTAGCGAAGGCAATGCCGATTTCAAACGGAACTCAGCTAGTTGGCGCAACGCTTTTTGCTGTTCTCGTGTTTCGGGAATGGCAAACGGTTACGGCTGTCATCATCGGAGTTGTTGCAGTAATTTTAATCTTGATTGGGGTGGTAATGACCGGGTTTCAAAAACGCGGGAATCATATCACGGAGTCGGTTTCATTTCATGTCTACGGTATCGTTATTCTATCTTCTTTCTTTTTAACGCTTTACGTAGTGACAAACCAGCTTTTTGATGTCACTGGCTTTTCTATCATTTTACCACAAGCCATCGGTATGCTGACATGCGCCATTGGTATTAACTTAGCGAAAAAGACTGCTATTTCCCGAAAAAATGTTACATTCAACTTAATGACCGGATTATCGTGGTCAATCGCCAATTTAGGCATGTTCTTAGCGACTGCTGTACTCGGTGTCGCAACGAGCTTCTCGATATCACAAGCTTGCGTTATCGTCGCAACAATCGGTGGCATCCTCATTTTTAAACAGAAAAAAAGCCCGCTGGAATGGACTTTTATTCTTTCTGGTATACTGTTAATCATGGTGGGTGTCGTATTCCTTAGTTTATTAAAATAG
- a CDS encoding BglG family transcription antiterminator, producing MKAVTKMIANREKNIIQFLMKTGQTRVGTIANHLGLSEKTVSNSLKEIDVFLKDFDMTVVRKPKIGVYIEGDNKAFAEVSRFLDNQVSQIPSTKEERVIYIFSKLLKADDYITIHQLADELYISRSTIEKNMMEVTKMLEKEGITLYKKPSKGMKLLISEREKRALTSKFITNFWGNNWYLKQEGEKVLQAFDTIQADVTGIFPEEGLKEIIAIVQEFSERHDFAFTDYAFQSIVIHLAIAVERIREGEYVENVESDPMKDAFESQRNNTEILVGMLEERLAIKIPAFEVGYIQLHLTAAYNQQHDELLVNTRPQEDDVAEFVSECLAEGNYDKGLLEDLTTHMKSAINRLKLGMHFKNPYLSKIKQNFPQAFEEALYFKAKFEQKYDVQVNEDETAYIALHFEAYKERSRSFPDQIRVVLVCSTGLGSSRLLAARIKKYFPMITIEKILSVQALMETEVDVDLVISTIYLELEDIPSIVVSPMMSKADLQQVESQIERTRRKKKKRSQPFVDLIRPKTIFAKLDVATMEEAIAEIGGKLVEQGIAKPGIVESALKREALSFTSFEEMATPHAEPALINESCIAIATLKQPVKWGLVDVDKIFFIALTEKNGINLDAMYEQFYKYIDNKKWLEKLTQLKSAAEIYEHLLKDGM from the coding sequence ATGAAAGCGGTAACGAAAATGATTGCAAATCGCGAAAAAAATATCATTCAGTTTCTAATGAAGACAGGTCAAACACGTGTTGGAACTATCGCGAATCATCTCGGACTTTCAGAAAAAACAGTATCAAACTCACTGAAGGAAATCGATGTTTTTCTAAAGGATTTTGATATGACTGTTGTCCGTAAACCAAAAATCGGTGTGTATATTGAAGGTGATAACAAGGCTTTTGCCGAAGTTAGCCGATTCCTAGATAACCAAGTCAGCCAAATTCCATCAACTAAAGAAGAGCGGGTTATCTACATTTTTAGTAAATTGCTTAAAGCTGACGACTATATCACGATTCATCAACTTGCAGACGAACTATACATTAGCCGGAGCACGATTGAGAAAAACATGATGGAAGTCACGAAAATGTTGGAAAAAGAAGGCATCACCTTGTATAAGAAACCAAGTAAGGGCATGAAACTTCTAATTAGTGAACGCGAAAAACGCGCCCTAACCTCCAAATTTATTACTAATTTTTGGGGTAACAACTGGTATTTAAAACAAGAAGGTGAAAAGGTGCTCCAAGCTTTTGACACGATTCAAGCAGATGTCACTGGGATTTTTCCAGAAGAAGGCTTGAAAGAAATCATTGCGATTGTTCAAGAATTCAGTGAGCGTCATGATTTTGCCTTTACAGATTATGCATTTCAGTCGATTGTTATTCACCTTGCGATTGCGGTAGAGCGAATTCGCGAAGGCGAGTACGTGGAAAATGTTGAGAGCGATCCGATGAAAGATGCGTTTGAGTCACAGCGAAACAATACGGAAATCTTAGTTGGTATGTTAGAAGAACGTCTGGCTATTAAAATTCCAGCATTCGAAGTTGGCTATATTCAGTTACATTTAACAGCTGCCTATAATCAGCAACATGATGAACTGCTCGTCAATACCCGACCGCAAGAAGACGATGTCGCTGAATTTGTTAGTGAGTGTTTAGCAGAAGGTAATTACGATAAAGGCTTGCTGGAAGACCTGACGACGCATATGAAATCCGCCATTAACCGCTTAAAACTTGGTATGCATTTTAAAAATCCGTATCTCAGCAAAATTAAGCAAAACTTTCCCCAAGCGTTTGAAGAAGCGCTTTACTTTAAAGCAAAATTTGAACAAAAGTACGATGTGCAAGTGAACGAAGATGAGACGGCGTATATTGCGCTACATTTTGAAGCATACAAAGAAAGAAGTCGCTCTTTCCCCGACCAAATTCGCGTGGTGCTTGTATGCAGTACAGGTCTTGGTTCATCTAGATTACTCGCAGCTAGAATTAAAAAATATTTTCCAATGATTACGATTGAAAAAATATTATCTGTTCAGGCGTTAATGGAAACCGAAGTCGATGTAGATTTAGTGATTAGCACGATTTATCTCGAACTAGAGGATATTCCGAGCATCGTTGTCAGTCCGATGATGAGTAAAGCGGATTTACAACAAGTTGAAAGCCAAATCGAACGAACGCGACGCAAGAAAAAGAAACGTAGCCAACCATTTGTTGATTTAATTAGACCGAAAACCATTTTTGCGAAGTTAGATGTTGCAACGATGGAAGAAGCGATTGCGGAAATTGGCGGCAAATTGGTGGAGCAGGGGATTGCTAAGCCTGGCATCGTGGAAAGTGCGCTGAAAAGAGAAGCATTATCGTTTACTTCTTTTGAAGAAATGGCGACTCCGCACGCAGAACCTGCACTTATAAATGAATCATGCATTGCTATCGCAACACTTAAACAGCCGGTGAAATGGGGCTTAGTCGATGTGGATAAAATCTTTTTTATCGCTTTGACAGAAAAAAATGGCATTAATTTAGACGCAATGTACGAACAGTTTTATAAATATATTGATAATAAAAAATGGCTAGAAAAGCTGACGCAACTAAAAAGTGCCGCAGAAATTTATGAGCATTTGTTAAAGGATGGGATGTAA
- a CDS encoding PTS sugar transporter subunit IIA — MEVKDILTKELVVFDLEAATKEAAIEEMAELLDERGILADKATYVRAVLDREAHSTTGIGNNIAIPHGKSESVTKSAIVFARTKEMIEWESLDDEPVNMIFLLAITDSDKTDGHLKILAEIATKLMDDDIVENLKNTRDEEEVIRILNGGVVEI; from the coding sequence ATGGAAGTAAAAGATATTTTAACTAAAGAATTAGTCGTTTTTGATTTAGAAGCGGCAACCAAAGAAGCAGCAATTGAAGAAATGGCAGAACTGCTAGATGAACGTGGTATTTTAGCGGATAAAGCGACTTATGTCCGAGCAGTTTTGGATCGTGAAGCACATTCAACTACTGGAATAGGTAATAACATTGCTATCCCACACGGAAAAAGTGAAAGTGTCACAAAATCGGCCATCGTTTTTGCAAGAACGAAAGAAATGATTGAGTGGGAATCGCTTGATGACGAACCGGTAAACATGATTTTCTTACTGGCGATTACTGATTCTGACAAAACAGACGGTCACTTAAAAATCCTTGCAGAAATTGCAACGAAACTAATGGACGATGATATTGTCGAAAATTTAAAAAATACAAGAGACGAAGAAGAAGTTATTCGAATTTTAAATGGAGGCGTAGTAGAGATATGA
- a CDS encoding PTS fructose transporter subunit IIB, producing the protein MKRKIIAVTACATGVAHTYMAAQALKKGAKKMGNLIKVETQGATGIENELTEKDVNIGEVVIFAVDTKVRNKERFDGKVVLEVPVSAPIKDAEKVINAALALIDEK; encoded by the coding sequence ATGAAACGTAAAATTATCGCAGTAACCGCATGTGCGACAGGAGTGGCGCACACATATATGGCAGCACAAGCACTTAAAAAAGGCGCGAAAAAAATGGGCAATCTTATCAAAGTAGAAACACAAGGCGCGACAGGAATTGAAAATGAATTAACGGAAAAAGATGTAAATATCGGCGAAGTAGTTATTTTCGCAGTAGATACAAAAGTTCGTAACAAAGAACGTTTTGACGGTAAAGTCGTGCTGGAAGTTCCAGTAAGCGCACCGATTAAAGATGCAGAAAAAGTAATCAACGCAGCACTTGCGTTAATTGACGAAAAATAA
- a CDS encoding PTS fructose transporter subunit IIC yields MFRKIGSELKKHVLTGISYMIPLVIAGAVIMAIARVGGSFFGITDIWDAKYADSANSLISLLHSLDGFGGLALGMMFPVIAAFIGYSIADKLALAPGLVGGLLARDIGAGFLGALAAGLIAGYTCLLIKKYVKLPKAAASIVPVFLVPVFGTLITVLIINYVVGIPFADLNTALENWLNGMSGSNQILMAAIIGAMVGFDLGGPVNKAAVTTAMALLTSGIYAPNTAAQVAIIIPPLGLGLATLIAKRKYNTEMREAGKSSLIMGLVGISEGAIPFAVESPLKVIPATVLGSAVGGALAVGLGAINQAPISGFYGWFTVENWPVYILAIAVGTLIVAGMSVALRKASAGEEMAGSSYDDEIDEAEWEA; encoded by the coding sequence ATGTTCAGAAAAATTGGGAGTGAACTGAAAAAACACGTTTTAACAGGTATTTCATATATGATTCCGCTCGTTATTGCAGGTGCCGTAATTATGGCAATTGCGCGGGTTGGTGGTTCGTTTTTCGGAATTACAGATATTTGGGATGCGAAATACGCAGACAGTGCGAATAGTTTAATTTCACTACTGCATAGTTTAGATGGTTTTGGTGGCTTGGCGCTAGGAATGATGTTCCCGGTTATTGCAGCATTTATCGGGTATTCCATTGCGGACAAATTAGCACTGGCACCTGGTCTTGTTGGTGGGTTACTGGCACGTGATATCGGCGCTGGTTTCCTTGGGGCACTGGCAGCTGGTTTAATCGCTGGCTATACATGTCTATTGATTAAAAAATACGTGAAACTGCCAAAAGCGGCGGCTTCGATTGTACCAGTATTTTTAGTACCAGTTTTTGGCACACTTATTACCGTTCTTATTATTAATTATGTGGTTGGTATTCCTTTCGCTGACTTAAATACAGCCCTTGAAAATTGGCTAAATGGTATGTCTGGATCGAATCAAATTCTAATGGCGGCTATTATCGGCGCGATGGTTGGTTTTGACTTAGGCGGACCTGTAAATAAAGCAGCTGTAACGACGGCGATGGCGCTTTTGACAAGTGGAATTTATGCACCAAACACAGCAGCACAAGTAGCAATCATCATCCCACCACTTGGTCTTGGTTTAGCAACATTAATCGCAAAACGTAAATATAACACTGAAATGCGTGAGGCTGGAAAATCTTCTCTTATCATGGGACTTGTTGGGATTAGTGAAGGGGCAATTCCTTTCGCGGTAGAATCTCCGCTTAAAGTTATTCCGGCTACGGTTCTTGGTTCTGCTGTCGGCGGGGCACTAGCTGTAGGTCTTGGCGCAATTAACCAAGCGCCAATCAGTGGTTTTTATGGCTGGTTCACAGTTGAAAATTGGCCAGTTTACATTTTAGCGATTGCTGTTGGAACACTAATCGTTGCGGGTATGTCAGTCGCTTTACGTAAAGCAAGTGCAGGCGAAGAAATGGCTGGCTCTAGCTACGATGACGAAATTGACGAAGCAGAATGGGAAGCTTAA
- a CDS encoding alpha-mannosidase — protein MVKAHIVNHTHWDREWYFTSADALVLSEQLFTEVIDELKKHPEANFVLDGQLSILDDYVALYPEKLADIKQLIADEQLFIGPWFTQTDAFFAHGESILRNAMIGIFDSKKYGDYMKIGYLPDTFGFNAQMPTLLEHAGFDNVIFWRGIHLGEHVASPYFKWQGLGEEASIYAINMPQGYGTGMLLEPTSAYVDGRLDPAIDFIEKYSKTTEVLIPSGNDQLNIISNFAEKLVEINKMGRHDYQLSTYQDFIQYVRELPDLEEYRGEFRSPVLARVHKTIGSSRMNIKLKSASLEQKLLTRIEPLLVIAKASGISISERLLMHTWKKLLEGQAHDSLAGCVSDPVAEDILHRMKEADELCDSIENTIVKKIADDLSLAANEIIVFNTDLHDFDGYKEIQVVTEHKKIHFPAFPDATIVQEEFIPSRENVLEETPAGNRFIEEPGYYVLQVRVKVELPGLGYRVIAFEENDRELDSMIASTNVTITNNFYKITFENGEIALEKPNGERITSFITLEDDVNAGDTYDYSPLAGDIAELFTFSEAKTEKSSEVERLILTGKSDFPLDRLTKEGHGDLQIKLILEVKKGSELLDVKVEVDNQIKNHRLRLKVNTGVKTDYNIASLPFGYIERKPVVPANWQETYSEMPIDIEPLEQSVTLTNEAESCTIFTRGIKEYQQLDQHLALTLLATTGQLGKPDLAYRPGRASGDTTKKGHVLIETEGAQLLGKHDFSLAIYLGDQAFDEHKTAERTKAFNQANVSYQRQPFNHFLHRLDNKIQKTERRLGAKQTLGMLNLPKEYLVSACHPSYYSADKYIIRLENPTNTPQKLALSDMSFEYVNAIEEVVANDNNRIPAYGAVTLRLEI, from the coding sequence ATGGTTAAAGCACATATTGTGAACCATACGCATTGGGACCGAGAGTGGTATTTCACCTCGGCCGATGCACTGGTTCTAAGTGAACAACTTTTTACAGAAGTAATTGACGAATTAAAAAAGCACCCAGAAGCAAACTTTGTACTTGATGGGCAACTGTCGATTTTAGATGATTATGTCGCATTGTATCCGGAAAAATTAGCGGATATTAAACAGCTGATTGCGGATGAGCAACTTTTCATCGGTCCATGGTTTACGCAAACAGATGCCTTTTTCGCGCATGGTGAGTCGATTTTGCGCAATGCGATGATTGGGATTTTTGATAGTAAAAAATACGGCGACTATATGAAAATTGGTTATTTGCCAGATACATTTGGCTTTAATGCCCAAATGCCGACTTTACTTGAGCATGCTGGCTTTGATAATGTGATTTTCTGGCGTGGGATTCATCTTGGTGAACATGTTGCGTCTCCGTATTTTAAATGGCAAGGACTTGGCGAGGAAGCTTCTATTTATGCGATTAATATGCCACAAGGTTACGGCACAGGTATGCTGCTGGAACCAACCTCGGCATATGTGGATGGGCGCCTCGACCCGGCAATTGATTTCATTGAAAAGTACAGTAAAACAACTGAAGTTTTAATCCCATCTGGGAATGATCAGCTGAATATTATTAGTAATTTTGCCGAAAAATTAGTGGAAATAAACAAGATGGGACGCCATGATTATCAACTTAGTACCTATCAAGATTTTATTCAATATGTTAGAGAACTGCCCGACTTAGAAGAATATCGCGGCGAATTTAGAAGTCCGGTTCTTGCGCGAGTGCATAAAACTATTGGATCCAGTCGAATGAATATTAAGCTGAAAAGCGCGTCACTCGAGCAAAAATTGCTAACACGAATTGAGCCGCTTCTTGTTATTGCTAAAGCATCTGGAATTTCTATTAGCGAGCGGTTACTAATGCATACGTGGAAGAAACTTTTAGAAGGTCAAGCGCACGATAGCTTGGCGGGCTGTGTTTCTGATCCAGTTGCCGAAGATATTTTGCACCGGATGAAAGAAGCTGATGAACTGTGTGATAGCATTGAAAACACGATTGTGAAGAAGATTGCCGATGATTTGTCACTTGCGGCGAACGAAATTATCGTTTTTAACACGGATTTACATGATTTTGACGGATATAAAGAAATACAAGTAGTAACCGAGCATAAAAAAATCCATTTCCCAGCGTTTCCGGACGCAACGATTGTCCAAGAAGAGTTCATTCCATCGCGTGAAAATGTGCTAGAAGAAACACCAGCCGGAAACCGGTTTATTGAAGAACCTGGCTACTATGTGCTTCAAGTGCGCGTCAAAGTGGAGCTTCCAGGCCTTGGCTACCGCGTGATTGCTTTTGAGGAGAATGACCGTGAACTGGATTCGATGATTGCTTCCACTAATGTGACAATCACGAATAATTTCTACAAAATCACTTTTGAAAATGGTGAAATTGCTCTTGAAAAACCAAACGGCGAGCGCATCACTTCTTTTATTACACTAGAAGATGATGTGAATGCGGGAGATACGTATGATTATTCACCACTAGCCGGAGATATCGCGGAATTATTCACTTTTTCCGAAGCAAAAACGGAGAAATCAAGCGAAGTCGAACGTTTAATTTTAACAGGAAAAAGCGATTTCCCACTTGATCGTTTGACGAAAGAAGGGCATGGCGACCTGCAAATCAAACTCATTTTAGAGGTGAAAAAAGGTAGCGAACTGCTGGATGTTAAAGTTGAAGTAGATAACCAAATTAAAAATCACCGTCTACGCTTAAAAGTAAATACAGGTGTTAAAACAGACTACAACATCGCGTCACTACCATTCGGATATATCGAGAGAAAACCAGTTGTACCAGCGAATTGGCAAGAAACATATAGCGAAATGCCAATCGACATCGAACCACTAGAACAAAGCGTGACGCTAACAAATGAAGCAGAAAGTTGTACCATTTTCACACGGGGCATCAAAGAATACCAACAATTGGATCAACATTTAGCACTGACCCTACTGGCAACAACCGGACAACTCGGAAAACCTGATTTAGCATACCGTCCAGGCCGAGCATCAGGCGACACAACGAAAAAAGGTCACGTGCTCATCGAAACAGAAGGTGCGCAGTTACTTGGTAAACATGATTTTTCATTAGCCATTTACCTCGGGGACCAAGCTTTCGATGAACATAAAACCGCTGAACGAACAAAAGCGTTCAACCAAGCAAACGTGTCCTACCAGCGTCAACCGTTCAACCACTTTTTACACCGTTTAGACAATAAAATCCAGAAAACAGAACGAAGATTAGGCGCGAAGCAAACGTTAGGTATGTTGAATTTGCCGAAAGAATACTTAGTTTCAGCGTGCCACCCGTCCTACTACTCAGCAGATAAATACATTATCCGCCTGGAAAACCCAACTAACACACCACAAAAGTTGGCACTCTCGGATATGTCGTTTGAGTATGTGAATGCCATCGAAGAAGTTGTCGCAAATGACAACAACAGGATTCCAGCATACGGCGCTGTTACGTTACGATTAGAAATATAG
- a CDS encoding type I toxin-antitoxin system Fst family toxin: MILFFSSLIAPIFVGITLATYKYWLEHRSDKKHK; encoded by the coding sequence ATGATTCTATTTTTTTCCAGTCTTATCGCTCCGATTTTTGTAGGAATTACTTTAGCTACCTACAAATATTGGTTAGAACATCGTAGTGATAAAAAACATAAGTAG
- a CDS encoding LysR family transcriptional regulator has product MELRVLNYFLTVAREKTISRAAEVLHLSQPTLSKQLKELEEELGVTLFIRGNRSITLTEDGIYLANRAKEILSLVELTTSNLLQNETISGKITIGAGETRGFEFIGSVIHQLREIHPEITFQLHSGNADDVLEKIEHGLLDFGLVINPVEMHAYEYLQLSLEDRWGILVNTAHPLAQKEVIIPGDIQENPIMVSNQSFVDNQLASWLGGHFEQLNVIGRYNLLYNASLLAKENIASILCIDGIINTDNTNLKFIPFSPPLTAGISIVWKKNPTFSSAAKEFLRLIEKEITK; this is encoded by the coding sequence ATGGAGCTTCGTGTGTTGAATTATTTTTTAACTGTTGCACGTGAAAAAACGATTAGTCGAGCTGCGGAAGTGCTTCATCTTTCTCAGCCAACGCTTTCTAAACAATTGAAAGAACTTGAGGAAGAGTTAGGCGTGACGCTGTTTATTCGCGGAAATCGTTCTATTACCTTAACAGAAGACGGGATTTACTTGGCAAATCGCGCGAAGGAGATTTTATCTTTAGTCGAATTAACAACTTCGAACTTGCTACAAAATGAAACAATTAGTGGGAAAATAACGATTGGTGCTGGGGAAACGAGAGGTTTTGAGTTTATTGGTAGTGTCATTCATCAGCTAAGAGAAATACATCCTGAGATTACGTTTCAACTACATAGTGGTAATGCCGACGATGTTTTAGAAAAAATCGAGCATGGGCTGCTGGATTTTGGGTTGGTCATTAATCCTGTTGAAATGCATGCATACGAATATTTGCAGCTTTCTTTAGAAGATAGATGGGGAATTTTAGTAAATACAGCCCATCCTTTAGCACAAAAAGAAGTTATAATTCCGGGTGATATTCAAGAAAATCCAATAATGGTTTCGAATCAATCTTTCGTGGATAATCAACTAGCAAGTTGGTTAGGAGGACATTTTGAACAATTGAATGTGATTGGTAGATATAATTTGCTTTATAATGCCTCACTTTTAGCTAAAGAAAATATTGCCAGTATTCTTTGTATCGATGGCATTATCAACACGGACAATACGAATTTGAAATTTATTCCTTTTTCGCCGCCCCTAACTGCTGGAATAAGCATTGTTTGGAAAAAGAACCCCACTTTTTCGAGCGCAGCGAAGGAATTTTTGCGGTTGATAGAAAAAGAAATTACAAAATAA
- a CDS encoding DapH/DapD/GlmU-related protein: protein MIEQDLQKRLVDQEILQGSDLLDEIHEVKQNNEQLIIELNTKYHSKKEVTKYLSEITGKPVDPSVDVSLPFYSDFGKHITFGKNIFINLNVTFVDLGGIMIEDNVLIGPGARLVTVNHLVSPKKRRGLRVAPICVKKNAWIGANATILSGVTIGENAIVAADATVTRDVPANVIVAGSPAKQIRKIIEE, encoded by the coding sequence ATGATAGAACAAGATTTACAGAAAAGACTAGTCGACCAAGAAATTCTCCAAGGGTCGGATTTGTTAGATGAAATTCACGAAGTAAAACAAAACAATGAACAACTTATCATCGAACTAAACACCAAGTACCACTCAAAAAAAGAAGTGACCAAATATCTCAGTGAAATCACTGGAAAACCAGTCGATCCGTCAGTCGATGTTTCACTTCCTTTTTATAGCGACTTCGGGAAACATATTACTTTTGGGAAAAATATCTTTATCAATTTAAATGTAACTTTCGTGGATTTGGGTGGGATTATGATTGAAGATAATGTCTTAATTGGCCCGGGAGCAAGACTTGTGACCGTCAACCATTTAGTTAGCCCGAAAAAAAGACGTGGACTACGGGTAGCCCCAATTTGTGTGAAGAAAAACGCCTGGATTGGCGCAAATGCAACGATATTATCAGGCGTAACAATCGGCGAAAATGCCATCGTTGCAGCGGATGCAACCGTCACAAGAGATGTCCCAGCAAACGTTATCGTCGCGGGAAGCCCAGCCAAACAAATTCGTAAAATTATCGAGGAATAA